A genomic stretch from Larus michahellis chromosome 7, bLarMic1.1, whole genome shotgun sequence includes:
- the VEZF1 gene encoding vascular endothelial zinc finger 1 isoform X2, with translation MEANWTAFLFQAHEASHHQQQAAQNSLLPLLSSAVEPPDQKPILPLPITQKPQPAPETLKDAIVGIKKEKPKTSFVCTYCSKAFRDSYHLRRHESCHTGIKLVSRPKKTPTTMVPLISTIAGDNSRSSLVSTIAGILSTVTTSSSATNPSSSAGATAMAVTQTVKKPSKPVKKNHACEMCGKAFRDVYHLNRHKLSHSDEKPFECPICNQRFKRKDRMTYHVRSHEGGITKPYTCGVCGKGFSRPDHLSCHVKHVHSTERPFKCQTCTAAFATKDRLRTHMVRHEGKVSCNICGKLLSAAYITSHLKTHGQSQSINCNTCKQGINKTCMSEETSNQKQQQQQQQQQQQQQQQQQQQQQQQQQQQQQQQQQQQQHVTSWPGKQVETLRLWEEAVKARKKECQFTFEKAIEYVPFEAANLCQTSTAATTPVTLTTPFNITSSVASGTITNPVTVAAAMSMRSPVNVSSAVNISSPMNLGHPVTITSPLSMTSPLTLTTPVNLPTPVTAPVNIAHPVTITSPMNLPTPMTLAGPLNIAMRPVESMPFLPQALPTSPPW, from the exons GCACACGAAGCCTCACATCACCAACAGCAGGCAGCACAGAACAGTTTGTTGCCTCTCCTGAGCTCTGCTGTTGAGCCACCCGATCAGAAGCCGATTCTGCCCTTACCAATAACGCAGAAACCTCAGCCTGCACCAGAAACATTAAAGGATGCTATTGTTgggattaaaaaggaaaaacctaaAACCTCCTTTGTGTGCACTTACTGCAGCAAAGCTTTCAGGGACAGCTACCATTTGAGGCGTCACGAGTCCTGCCACACAGGGATAAAGTTAGTGTCACGGCCAAAGAAAACTCCCACCACAATGGTGCCCCTTATCTCGACCATCGCTGGTGACAACAGCCGAAGTTCATTGGTTTCGACTATCGCGGGCATCCTGTCCACAGTCACTACGTCTTCCTCTGCCACCAACCCCAGCAGTAGTGCCGGCGCAACGGCTATGGCAGTGACTCAGACGGTGAAGAAGCCCAGCAAGCCCGTCAAGAAGAACCACGCTTGTGAGATGTGCGGAAAGGCCTTCAGGGATGTCTACCACCTCAACCGGCACAAGCTGTCCCACTCAGATGAAAAACCCTTTGAATGTCCAATTTGCAATCAGCGCTTCAAGAGAAAGGATCGCATGACCTACCACGTGAGGTCTCATGAAGGTGGCATCACGAAACCATACACCTGTGGTGTTTGTGGAAAAGGCTTCTCGAG GCCTGATCATTTAAGCTGTCACGTTAAACATGTTCACTCAACTGAGAGACCCTTCAAATGCCAA acgtgcactgctgcctttgccacCAAAGACAGACTGCGGACACACATGGTGCGCCATGAAGGAAAGGTATCGTGTAATATCTGTGGTAAACTTCTGAGTGCAGCATATATCACCAGCCACTTAAAGACACACGGGCAGAGCCAAAGTATCAACTGTAATACCTGTAAACAAGGCATCAATAAAA CATGCATGAGTGAAGAGACCAGCAATcagaagcagcaacagcagcagcaacaacagcagcaacaacaacaacagcagcagcagcagcaacaacaacaacagcaacaacaacagcagcagcagcaacagcagcagcagcaacatgtCACAAGTTGGCCTGGAAAGCAGGTAGAAACCCTGAGATTATGGGAAGAGGCCGtcaaagcaaggaagaaag AATGTCAGTTCACCTTTGAGAAGGCTATAGAGTACGTACCATTCG AAGCTGCTAACTTGTGCCAAACCTCCACTGCTGCTACTACGCCTGTGACTCTTACTACTCCATTCAATATAACGTCCTCTGTGGCTTCTGGGACTATCACAAACCCAGTCACAGTGGCAGCTGCAATGAGCATGAGAAGTCCAGTAAATGTATCAAGTGCAGTTAATATATCCAGTCCGATGAACCTAGGGCATCCTGTAACTATAACAAGTCCATTATCCATGACATCTCCATTAACGCTCACCACACCAGTCAATTTACCTACTCCAGTAACCGCTCCAGTGAATATAGCGCATCCAGTCACTATAACATCTCCCATGAACCTCCCCACCCCGATGACGTTAGCTGGTCCCTTAAATATAGCCATGAGACCGGTAGAGAGCATGCCTTTCCTGCCCCAGGCcttgcccacgtctcctccctggtAA
- the VEZF1 gene encoding vascular endothelial zinc finger 1 isoform X1, producing the protein MEANWTAFLFQAHEASHHQQQAAQNSLLPLLSSAVEPPDQKPILPLPITQKPQPAPETLKDAIVGIKKEKPKTSFVCTYCSKAFRDSYHLRRHESCHTGIKLVSRPKKTPTTMVPLISTIAGDNSRSSLVSTIAGILSTVTTSSSATNPSSSAGATAMAVTQTVKKPSKPVKKNHACEMCGKAFRDVYHLNRHKLSHSDEKPFECPICNQRFKRKDRMTYHVRSHEGGITKPYTCGVCGKGFSRPDHLSCHVKHVHSTERPFKCQTCTAAFATKDRLRTHMVRHEGKVSCNICGKLLSAAYITSHLKTHGQSQSINCNTCKQGINKTCMSEETSNQKQQQQQQQQQQQQQQQQQQQQQQQQQQQQQQQQQQQQHVTSWPGKQVETLRLWEEAVKARKKEAANLCQTSTAATTPVTLTTPFNITSSVASGTITNPVTVAAAMSMRSPVNVSSAVNISSPMNLGHPVTITSPLSMTSPLTLTTPVNLPTPVTAPVNIAHPVTITSPMNLPTPMTLAGPLNIAMRPVESMPFLPQALPTSPPW; encoded by the exons GCACACGAAGCCTCACATCACCAACAGCAGGCAGCACAGAACAGTTTGTTGCCTCTCCTGAGCTCTGCTGTTGAGCCACCCGATCAGAAGCCGATTCTGCCCTTACCAATAACGCAGAAACCTCAGCCTGCACCAGAAACATTAAAGGATGCTATTGTTgggattaaaaaggaaaaacctaaAACCTCCTTTGTGTGCACTTACTGCAGCAAAGCTTTCAGGGACAGCTACCATTTGAGGCGTCACGAGTCCTGCCACACAGGGATAAAGTTAGTGTCACGGCCAAAGAAAACTCCCACCACAATGGTGCCCCTTATCTCGACCATCGCTGGTGACAACAGCCGAAGTTCATTGGTTTCGACTATCGCGGGCATCCTGTCCACAGTCACTACGTCTTCCTCTGCCACCAACCCCAGCAGTAGTGCCGGCGCAACGGCTATGGCAGTGACTCAGACGGTGAAGAAGCCCAGCAAGCCCGTCAAGAAGAACCACGCTTGTGAGATGTGCGGAAAGGCCTTCAGGGATGTCTACCACCTCAACCGGCACAAGCTGTCCCACTCAGATGAAAAACCCTTTGAATGTCCAATTTGCAATCAGCGCTTCAAGAGAAAGGATCGCATGACCTACCACGTGAGGTCTCATGAAGGTGGCATCACGAAACCATACACCTGTGGTGTTTGTGGAAAAGGCTTCTCGAG GCCTGATCATTTAAGCTGTCACGTTAAACATGTTCACTCAACTGAGAGACCCTTCAAATGCCAA acgtgcactgctgcctttgccacCAAAGACAGACTGCGGACACACATGGTGCGCCATGAAGGAAAGGTATCGTGTAATATCTGTGGTAAACTTCTGAGTGCAGCATATATCACCAGCCACTTAAAGACACACGGGCAGAGCCAAAGTATCAACTGTAATACCTGTAAACAAGGCATCAATAAAA CATGCATGAGTGAAGAGACCAGCAATcagaagcagcaacagcagcagcaacaacagcagcaacaacaacaacagcagcagcagcagcaacaacaacaacagcaacaacaacagcagcagcagcaacagcagcagcagcaacatgtCACAAGTTGGCCTGGAAAGCAGGTAGAAACCCTGAGATTATGGGAAGAGGCCGtcaaagcaaggaagaaag AAGCTGCTAACTTGTGCCAAACCTCCACTGCTGCTACTACGCCTGTGACTCTTACTACTCCATTCAATATAACGTCCTCTGTGGCTTCTGGGACTATCACAAACCCAGTCACAGTGGCAGCTGCAATGAGCATGAGAAGTCCAGTAAATGTATCAAGTGCAGTTAATATATCCAGTCCGATGAACCTAGGGCATCCTGTAACTATAACAAGTCCATTATCCATGACATCTCCATTAACGCTCACCACACCAGTCAATTTACCTACTCCAGTAACCGCTCCAGTGAATATAGCGCATCCAGTCACTATAACATCTCCCATGAACCTCCCCACCCCGATGACGTTAGCTGGTCCCTTAAATATAGCCATGAGACCGGTAGAGAGCATGCCTTTCCTGCCCCAGGCcttgcccacgtctcctccctggtAA